Proteins found in one Aethina tumida isolate Nest 87 chromosome 1, icAetTumi1.1, whole genome shotgun sequence genomic segment:
- the LOC109600700 gene encoding bromodomain adjacent to zinc finger domain protein 2B isoform X1, with the protein MDKENGKSNESSSGSTKASNTQDPSSLLDAASLFAYWPRGDAANAANAANLFAAAGGGFGLPPHPSLPFGMLPPSGGGGRGGSMSSLSASSSAAAAAYNNAYTNTLSVAASQAASLGIPAASAAWWSMASHLAAQDYLARLQASGMNFPSLGNPSDLQYSSLGLPSLSSHHKSSKNSKSSSLSRSQGHSKDKLASMSKVDSRIEQSLKATSVQNSKSGGSGSQKYSNSGLSIQPSMKLPSSNASGDRKQSSKNSDLSYMKHLDKPKSSSASSGVKVSSQPAPSIFTSPLTLASNSDKNSPNSNSTQNSVNSSSIASLPSSILSDPNSILGGVRLPPDTEIIKYTSSIVGPKIPGTTNRGRKKTISLDPPVDQDGLTPPSTPSGDRVEVIKLPATNGSPSSMFNSSGGSDATGGDYPLNLSLKPSTAVSTASGSSSLNSLSNMSANIGVDRISRRKPGPKPRRVVPSGSQLPPAAPSASLAQLFAQADSPRPPSRNEGSDGGSSTSSTCAGGSASTMTSMSANHKEGRPRNLGRGVSKPKKNTVASLLAQSRALGIKPGPMLDPNASMNQQMNVLKSNILAAQQYISEAGGDEKALNKFLQEKFRGTLSDSSTVDASTDSDNLTDSNHTDSEMESEVAAKKQKQYDERLLRVPLELGWKRETVIRGLTKNGGIKGDVTYVAPDSSNKFKQMSDITQYLEYQKNGELSRDNFTFSCRVILGDYLQPVPPEMATDGSEFIHLSEEDVNRRLEELKMAMRTSLPVEQRIEMARKQQAARAAARLDREQARLAKEIERTERQEAARRDREARSQQMLEGRKRLAFTLEQKMQIISEIEAGKLKSDVSRELGLASSTVATIWKNRDNILNAYSTENIELQQNGHFATSNAISIPNITMAKRKRQEELEKHRLEEQQRKQQERELKRQQAAILKEQMYIQEISKQREILYTVELERERRRQHMALVKALENRRKLEERERKKQQLLAEKQANKEKKKEQRKIELEILNEIRKPCEDLELDQKPLPEFDRIPNMKMPGKAFADILMVFEFLHNFGETLGFDMESLPTLDSLQQALLPHDNSLDAEEELFSVMTHLLVCAIEDPGIPNPARHTTILGQSLRQADITHQNLSEILRIYLYANATGEVKALTGVHFERDREKRIADHHQNDNEMQQTQVGKNSQYYELLHENPTYKMSDMLKDKPFMALSATDKAAILAFICNELLQNKAVIRQIEVSLETVVQQRKEKWLLDTKIRKLKMLHSRKVRSEAMEKAQKADGEEGVDSPSLHKDDLLDEDENDMSENESVGTQPEEVILEEDNKLSGEELGKKLEKFVKSSESQLHALNVATHQLRATCYGQDRYWRRYWSMPKAGGIFVEAIESADYAEFENQFKSDSDIAPVPIHSLSDVNNIVDSVEKINDTEVDQEVSNIVAANGDGLQSSDVKMTDDNENEHRKTPNRLNTLGNGELPDNGEKNLVQLQKSVDDIVQNLERNIDLEKQKESQDNNLNNHVEVKTDAMDNEPIGSKKFNLFERLGQCMERENKTEEDLKADVKAEVKEELKNEILNELKSEIKTELKTEVKQEVEEEKIDPEHKWFSIVHKDGSTCEGVQLTAGNKWENGVGACTRDNITELKIPVFPPPGSNSSATYNSCDSPAPLQMTPEESVQLELIKKHGMPASCTRMPVPKDKRYGWWRITEVDQLREVLDNLHMRGVRERELKRNFVNIMQTMYENQGRLHIEEGSKELSEFIAEQMDDVDYVEDAPRPDPPGSWNQSIAHRVDLFLLEQVEALEDKVASASMQVKGWKLPSRDLPEIAFGEVVKLVKERLSSLEQNIERRYLKPPLGVNTGDPNLAALAHEAASGSGGGSSGGGNCGSGSSLQSGSSASSSSGGGGGNAPASEDIPKGLMVWREAVNRSQTSAQLAMCLYSLEASIAWDKSIMKAVSLPNVVFNKQKARKYNSKLSNCQFCHSGDNEDKLLLCDSCDRGYHTYCFKPKMENIPDGDWYCHECMNKATGDRNCIVCGKKVSQSGTKLILCELCPRAYHTDCIQPTLNKVPRGKWYCNNCISKKPQKKTVKKNHKISRESESSEHPPSSPAPSHSSVTTNEDQSLTLNSGGAPPNDTPSASACSSNSAAACATPNVSGSPTSSTTGALQPQGASSASKKDQHRANKKLMKELAPCRAILEDLECHDDAWPFLLPVNTKQFPTYKKIIKIPMDLSTIKKRLQDMQYKSREEFCADVRQIFNNCETFNEDDSPVGKAGHCMRQFFEARWNELCINHS; encoded by the exons gtGCAGCCTGGTGGTCCATGGCATCTCATCTGGCCGCACAAGATTACCTCGCTCGTTTGCAAGCCTCTGGCATGAACTTTCCCTCACTAGGTAATCCAAGTGATTTACAATACTCATCTCTGGGCCTCCCATCATTGTCCTCCCATCACAAATCATCGAAAAATTCGAAGAGTTCTTCACTGTCCAGATCGCAGGGACACTCAAAGGACAAACTGGCATCTATGTCAAAGGTGGATAGCAGGATCGAACAATCACTGAAAGCCACTTCAGTGCAAAACAGTAAATCTGGAGGCTCTGGAAGTCAAAAATACTCAAACTCTGGGTTGTCCATACAACCCAGCATGAAGTTACCTAGCAGCAATGCCAGTGGTGATAGGAAACAGTCATCGAAAAACAGTGATCTGAGTTATATGAAGCATTTAGACAAGCCGAAAAGTTCTAGTGCCTCATCTGGAGTTAAAGTTTCTTCTCAGCCTGCACCCAGCATATTTACAAGTCCATTAACTTTGGCCAGTAATTCAGACAAGAATAGTCCTAATTCAAATAGTACTCAAAATTCTGTGAATAGTAGTAGTATTGCCAGTTTACCTTCTAGTATATTAAG TGATCCAAATTCCATATTGGGTGGCGTTAGATTACCGCCCGACACGGAAATAATCAAATACACATCATCCATTGTGGGTCCTAAGATTCCAGGTACAACGAACCGTGGCAGAAAGAAGACGATTTCTTTGGATCCTCCAGTG GATCAAGATGGGCTCACACCGCCTTCGACACCGTCAGGTGACCGTGTGGAAGTTATCAAATTGCCGGCCACAAATGGCAGTCCATCCTCAATGTTCAACAGTTCGGGGGGATCGGACGCTACGGGCGGCGACTATCCACTTAATCTGTCATTGAAGCCGAGTACGGCCGTCTCCACCGCCAGCGGCAGTTCCTCTTTGAACTCGCTTAGCAATATGTCAGCCAATATCGGTGTCGATCGTATAT cTCGACGAAAACCTGGTCCCAAGCCACGCCGCGTCGTACCATCGGGCAGTCAGTTACCCCCGGCCGCTCCTAGCGCCTCTTTGGCCCAACTATTTGCCCAGGCCGACTCCCCTCGTCCGCCCAGTCGTAACGAAGGCTCGGACGGCGGCAGCTCCACATCCTCCACCTGTGCCGGCGGCAGTGCCTCAACCATGACGTCAATGTCCGCCAATCACAAAGAAGGTAGACCTAGAAATTTGGGCAGAGGCGTGAGCAAACCGAAGAAAAACACCGTGGCATCGTTGCTGGCTCAGAGCAGGGCGTTGGGTATTAAGCCGGGTCCGATGTTGGATCCTAACGCGTCCATGAACCAGCAGATGAACGTTCTGAAATCGAACATACTGGCTGCGCAGCAATACATTTCCGAAGCCGGTGGCGACGAGAAAGCCTTAAATAAATTCCTTCAGGAAAAGTTCAGAGGCACTTTAAGTGATTCTAGCACCGTAGACGCTTCCACCGACTCCGATAACTTGACCGATTCCAATCATACTGATTCCGAAATGGAATCCGAAGTGGCTGCCAAAAAGCAAAAACAGTACGATGAAAGGTTACTGCGAGTGCCGCTAGAGTTAG GTTGGAAACGAGAAACCGTCATCAGAGGTTTGACGAAGAACGGCGGAATTAAAGGCGACGTGACTTATGTAGCCCCTGATTCTTCCAACAAGTTCAAACAGATGTCTGACATCACCCAGTACTTGGAGTACCAAAAGAACGGTGAATTGTCGCGTGACAATTTCACGTTTAGCTGTCGAGTAATTTTGGGTGATTATTTACAACCTGTACCGCCTGAAATGGCAACGGATGGAAGTGAATTTATCCATCTTTCTGAAGAAGATGTTAATAGAAG gtTGGAAGAACTAAAGATGGCTATGCGTACAAGTCTGCCAGTCGAACAACGAATTGAAATGGCTAGAAAACAACAAGCAGCCAGAGCTGCGGCGAGGTTGGACCGGGAACAAGCCCGTTTGGCTAAGGAAATTGAAAGAACTGAACGACAAGAGGCCGCACGCAGAGACAGGGAAGCAAGATCCCAACAAATGCTCGAG GGTCGCAAACGGCTAGCGTTCACACTCGAACAGAAAATGCAAATAATATCAGAAATCGAGGCCGGCAAACTGAAATCGGATGTATCTCGCGAACTGGGGTTGGCCAGTTCTACTGTGGCCACCATATGGAAGAACCGTGACAACATTTTAAACGCTTATAGCACCGAAAATATAGAACTACAACAAAACGGCCATTTTGCCACTAGTAATGCCATATCTATACCAAATATAACAATG GCCAAAAGAAAGCGCCAGGAAGAGCTCGAAAAACACAGACTTGAAGAACAGCAAAGAAAACAACAg gAGAGAGAACTCAAAAGACAACAGGCAGCCATACTAAAAGAACAA ATGTACATACAGGAGATCAGTAAACAACGAGAAATACTCTACACTGTTGAGTTG GAAAGAGAACGCCGCCGCCAACATATGGCCCTAGTGAAGGCACTTGAAAACAGAAGAAAATTGGAAGAAAGGGAACGCAAAAAGCAACAGCTTTTGGCCGAGAAGCAGGCCaacaaagaaaagaaaaaggaacaaagaaaaattgaattggaAATTCTTAACGAAATTCGTAAACCATGCGAGGACTTGGAACTGGATCAAAAACCTTTGCCAGAATTCGATAGAATTCCGAATATGAAAATGCCAGGCAAAGCGTTCGCCGACATCCTTATGGTGTTCGAATTTTTGCATAACTTTGGCGAGACTTTAGGATTTGATATGGAATCTTTGCCAACTCTCGATTCGTTGCAACAAGCCTTATTGCCACATGACAACTCGTTGGATGCAGAAGAAGAACTCTTCTCAGTAATGACCCATCTGTTGGTTTGTGCTATCGAAGATCCTGGTATTCCTAATCCCGCAAGGCACACCACGATCTTGGGCCAAAGCTTACGACAGGCTGACATAACGCATCAAAATTTGTCGGAAATTCTCAGAATTTACCTGTACGCTAACGCAACCGGTGAAGTGAAGGCCCTTACAGGTGTCCATTTTGAGAGAGATCGCGAAAAAAGAATAGCTGACCATCATCAAAACGACAACGAAATGCAGCAGACTCAAGTGGGAAAGAATTCTCAATATTATGAACTGTTGCACGAGAATCCAACATATAAAATGTCAGATATGCTCAAAGACAAACCATTCATGGCATTGTCGGCCACTGACAAAGCTGCCATATTAGCTTTTATTTGTAACGAGTTGCTTCAGAATAAAGCAGTTATTAGACAAATTGAAGTGTCTCTTGAAACTGTAGTACAACAAAGAAAAGAGAAGTGGCTTCTGGACACTAAAATTAGAAA GTTGAAGATGTTGCACAGTCGTAAGGTCAGGTCGGAAGCTATGGAAAAAGCACAAAAGGCAGATGGAGAAGAGGGCGTAGATTCTCCTTCATTGCATAAAGATGATCTCCTAGATGAAGATGAGAACGACATGAGCGAAAATGAAAGTGTTGGTACACAGCCTGAAGAGGTAATCTTG gaGGAGGATAACAAATTGTCTGGTGAGGAGCTTGGAAAGAAGCTGGAGAAGTTCGTCAAGAGTTCTGAATCCCAGTTGCACGCACTAAATGTCGCAACACATCAGTTACGGGCCACATGTTATGGTCAAGATCGCTATTGGCGCCGGTACTGGTCAATGCCCAAAGCGGGTGGGATATTTGTAGAAGCGATTGAGTCTGCCGACTATGCCGAATtcgaaaatcaatttaaatctgACAGTGATATTGCTCCAGTTCCAATTCATAGCTTGAGTGATGTTAATAATATCGTTGACAGTGTTGAAAAAATCAATGACACTGAAGTAGATCAAGAGGTAAGTAACATCGTGGCAGCCAATGGCGACGGACTTCAATCGTCCGATGTTAAAATGACCGATGACAACGAGAACGAGCACAGAAAAACACCTAACCGATTAAACACTCTTGGAAATGGTGAGTTGCCGGACAATGGCGAAAAGAATTTGGTACAACTGCAGAAAAGCGTGGATGACATTGTACAAAACCTCGAACGTAATATCGATCTGGAAAAACAGAAGGAATCTCAAgacaataatttgaataaccaTGTCGAGGTGAAAACCGACGCCATGGACAACGAACCGATTGGAAGTAAGAAGTTTAATCTCTTCGAACGATTGGGTCAGTGTATGGAGCGTGAGAACAAAACCGAAGAAGATCTGAAAGCCGACGTCAAAGCCGAAGTCAAAGAGGAGctgaaaaatgaaattcttaACGAACTCAAATcagaaattaaaactgaattaaaaacAGAAGTTAAGCAGGAAGTTGAGGAGGAAAAGATTGATCCTGAACATAAGTGGTTCAGTATTGTGCACAAAGACGGATCCACTTGTGAAGGTGTTCAATTAACTGCCGGAAACAAATGGGAAAACGGTGTTGGAGCATGCACTAGAGACAACATAACGGAATTAAAGATACCCGTCTTCCCGCCACCTGGCTCTAACTCGTCAGCAACCTACAACTCGTGTGATAGTCCAGCACCTTTACAG ATGACCCCTGAGGAAAGCGTTCAACTTGAGCTCATAAAGAAGCATGGTATGCCAGCATCATGTACACGGATGCCCGTCCCGAAGGACAAGAGATATGGCTGGTGGCGCATCACCGAAGTCGATCAGCTCAGGGAAGTGTTGGACAACTTGCATATGAGAGGCGTTCGTGAACGTGAACTTAAGCGAAACTTCGTCAACATCATGCAAACTATGTATGAAAATCAAGGACGTTTGCATATTGAAGAAGGCTCCAAAGAACTGAGCGAGTTCATTGCAGAACAAATGGACGATGTCGACTATGTTGAAGATGCTCCACGTCCGGATCCTCCAGGTTCTTGGAACCAATCGATTGCTCATCGTGTGGATCTCTTCCTTTTGGAACAG GTTGAAGCACTTGAGGATAAAGTCGCTAGTGCCAGCATGCAAGTAAAAGGGTGGAAATTGCCTAGTAGAGATCTTCCCGAGATTGCATTCGGTGAGGTAGTTAAACTTGTAAAGGAGAGACTGAGCTCTCTAGAACAGAACATTGAAAGGCGTTATTTAAAACCTCCATTGGGAGTaaa CACTGGCGACCCGAACCTTGCCGCCCTAGCGCACGAAGCCGCCTCCGGAAGTGGTGGCGGTTCGTCAGGGGGTGGAAACTGTGGTTCCGGGAGCTCTCTTCAGTCCGGCTCTTCGGCTTCGAGCTCCTCTGGCGGCGGTGGCGGCAACGCGCCTGCCTCAGAAGACATTCCCAAGGGACTGATGGTGTGGCGCGAGGCTGTTAATCGCTCTCAGACATCGGCACAGTTGGCCATGTGCTTGTATTCTCTCGAGGCATCGATAGCTTGGGATAAGAGCATCATGAAAGCTGTGAGCCTCCCCAATGTTGTCTTTAATAAACAGAAAGCCCGCAAATATAACAGCAAGCTGAGT AACTGCCAATTTTGTCATAGTGGTGATAATGAAGATAAACTTCTTCTTTGTGATAGTTGCGATAGAGGATATCATACGTACTGTTTCAAACCAAAAATGGAAAACATTCCTGATGGAGACTG GTATTGTCACGAGTGCATGAACAAAGCAACTGGCGATAGAAATTGTATAGTCTGCGGAAAGAAAGTGTCCCAGTCAGGCACAAAATTGATCTTGTGTGAACTATGCCCGCGGGCCTACCACACTGACTGCATTCAGCCAACACTCAACAAAGTTCCCCGTGGCAAATGGTACTGCAACAACTGCATATCGAAAAAACCACAGAAGAAAACAGTGaagaaaaatcataaaatcagCAGGGAGAGTGAGTCCTCGGAACACCCTCCATCTAG TCCGGCTCCTTCTCACAGCTCGGTCACAACGAATGAGGACCAGTCACTGACCTTAAATAGCGGAGGGGCACCACCAAACGACACACCATCGGCTTCCGCATGCTCATCAAATAGTGCCGCTGCTTGTGCGACTCCCAATGTCAGTGGTTCACCTACTTCTTCCACAACTGGTGCACTACAACCTCAAGGCGCAAGCTCTGCATCAAAGAAGGATCAGCATCGCGCAAACAAGAAGCTAATGAAGGAACTAGCACCTTGCCGCGCAATTTTGGAAGACTTGGAGTGCCATGACGACGCATGGCCGTTCCTCCTGCCCGTAAACACCAAACAGTTTCCCAcctataagaaaattattaagatcCCAATGGATCTGTCCACCATCAAGAAACGTCTCCAAGATATGCA atacAAATCCAGAGAAGAGTTTTGCGCAGATGTGaggcaaatatttaataattgcgaAACTTTCAACGAAGACGACAGTCCAGTTGGAAAGGCTGGCCACTGCATGAGGCAATTCTTTGAGGCACGCTGGAATGAACTATGCATTAATCATAGTTGA